The following are encoded in a window of Castanea sativa cultivar Marrone di Chiusa Pesio chromosome 5, ASM4071231v1 genomic DNA:
- the LOC142636284 gene encoding mediator of RNA polymerase II transcription subunit 19a-like: protein MDLEGRKFGRGPRELSGAVDLINQYKLWPHHEFFCKRPLPLSVSQTHYLRNVVGDTEIRRGEGMELDQLSQSISYLRERNAHIHPFGLDALWEAFQMRETTPVYLTDAEKGMPSAGAKSNDDSRDQKRKHKKHKDKDKKKDKDHKKHKHRHKDKSDDKDKNRDGHLDLKQQDKKRRHEGNGDLFDSRKHQKARTIK from the exons ATGGATCTTGAAGGTAGAAAGTTTGGAAGGG GGCCTAGGGAACTTAGTGGTGCTGTTGATCTCATAAATCAGTACAAGCTGTGGCCTCATCATGAATTCTTTTGCAAGAGACCGCTTCCTTTATCAGTGTCGCAGACTCATTATCTACGCAATGTGGTTGGAGACACGGAAATTAGGAGAGGAGAAGGGATGGAATTAGATCAGCTCTCGCAGAGTATTTCctatttgagagagaggaaTGCACATATACATCCTTTTGGCTTGGATGCACTTTGGGAAGCCTTTCAGATGAGAGAGACGACTCCTGTCTACCTGACTGAT GCTGAGAAGGGGATGCCTAGTGCAGGGGCGAAGTCAAATGATGACTCCAGAGACCAGAAGAGGAAGCATAAGAAGCACAAGGACAAAGACAAGAAGAAGGATAAGGATCATAAGAAGCACAAACACCGCCACAAAGACAAGAGTGATGATAAGGATAAAAATAGAGATGGACATCTTGATTTGAAACAGCAAGACAAG AAGAGGAGGCATGAAGGAAATGGAGATCTTTTTGATAGTCGCAAGCATCAAAAAGCCAG AACCATTAAATAA